The following coding sequences are from one Bacteroidota bacterium window:
- a CDS encoding glycosyltransferase gives MSEKKRNIIVIGSAYPLRGGGIATFNERLAQALMDQGDNVVIHSFSLQYPKMLFPGKTQLSNDTPPENLNIEVTINSVNPFNWFKVGRKIKRLRPEIVLVRFWIPFMGPSLGTIARIIKSNNYTAVIALADNIIPHEWKPGQRIFTRYFIKSVEGFIIMSKSVLKDLELFDKVKPRQLCPHPLYDNYGEILSKEEAKKALNLNADQHYILFFGFIREYKGLDILLEALADERLRKLPVKLLIAGEFYANESHYMDTIKRLGLSEDVIIHSVFIPHADVRKYFCASDVVVLPYKDATQSGVTQVAYHFNRPVITTNVGGLPEMVPDGVVGYVVNPEPDSVAEAIYKFFNEKKETEFSENVKIEKRKYSWDVMIQSINCLAEEIINLKP, from the coding sequence ATGTCAGAAAAGAAAAGGAACATTATCGTTATTGGTTCTGCCTATCCTTTGCGCGGCGGAGGAATAGCTACCTTTAATGAACGGCTTGCCCAGGCATTGATGGATCAAGGCGATAATGTCGTGATTCATTCATTCAGTTTGCAATACCCCAAGATGTTGTTCCCGGGGAAGACCCAACTCTCAAATGACACACCACCTGAAAATCTGAATATTGAAGTCACGATAAATTCTGTCAACCCATTCAACTGGTTTAAGGTTGGACGAAAGATCAAAAGGCTCAGACCCGAGATCGTGCTGGTTCGTTTCTGGATCCCTTTTATGGGACCATCGCTGGGCACTATTGCAAGAATCATCAAATCAAACAATTACACTGCTGTCATCGCTCTTGCGGATAATATTATTCCCCATGAGTGGAAACCAGGCCAGCGGATATTTACCAGGTATTTTATAAAGAGTGTGGAAGGATTTATCATCATGTCGAAATCGGTACTGAAAGATCTTGAATTGTTTGACAAGGTCAAACCGAGGCAATTATGTCCACATCCACTATATGATAACTACGGAGAGATATTATCAAAAGAGGAAGCAAAAAAAGCCCTGAACCTGAATGCGGATCAACATTATATTCTTTTCTTTGGCTTTATCAGGGAATACAAAGGGCTCGATATACTTTTAGAAGCATTGGCCGATGAGAGGTTAAGAAAGTTACCTGTAAAACTTTTAATTGCCGGGGAATTTTATGCCAATGAATCACATTATATGGACACCATCAAGAGATTAGGTTTGAGTGAAGATGTGATCATTCATAGTGTTTTCATTCCCCATGCCGATGTCAGGAAGTATTTCTGTGCTTCTGATGTGGTTGTTCTCCCATATAAAGATGCCACCCAAAGTGGTGTGACGCAGGTTGCATATCATTTTAACAGGCCCGTGATTACTACAAATGTCGGAGGATTGCCGGAAATGGTGCCCGATGGTGTTGTGGGCTATGTGGTCAATCCTGAGCCTGACAGTGTGGCAGAAGCCATTTATAAGTTTTTTAATGAGAAAAAGGAGACCGAATTTTCAGAGAATGTAAAAATAGAAAAGAGGAAATACTCATGGGATGTCATGATCCAGAGTATCAATTGCCTTGCTGAGGAGATCATTAATCTAAAGCCTTGA